From Micromonospora rhizosphaerae, the proteins below share one genomic window:
- a CDS encoding amylo-alpha-1,6-glucosidase: MIDIRSGPQVCGELAGGASREWLVPDGRGGYAMGTVSGLRTRRYHGLLVVAGDTPASRRVGLVSLDPAVTLPSGDRVRLGAHEWSSGIVDPRGFERLEQFALVDGVPRWRWRIGDVVIERELAMAYGRSCVAVVHRLVSGGPVRLDLAAVCTWRDAHGERRADGPAPRMEPVAGGAIVEGAFRLAGPDWTPEGQWWLGVRHREEAARGLSPEEDLWYAGRFSGALDKPGDTVSVLAWADGLAEEPPPATGLVEAARRRNRAVVAAAKPTDAVEATLALAADAFVIRTAFGPDVVAGYPWFGVWSRDTMTAYEGLFLCTNRADEGRELLRAYAATLSEGMLANTADTGRVEYNTADATLWFLHAVNRHVTATADTDLGAELLPLLQGVVEAHLAGTRYGIGVDPADRLVTQGGLPGMALTWMDARVNGVPVTPRAGKPVEVNALWVNGLAGLAELTELTGRDATALWGLHAQAAASFRRRFPAPVGWLHDVVDAPAYPLGGAARHDDDLLRPNQLLAWSLPYAPLEPDAATLRRIATGLFTPLGPRSLAPDSPGFVGRHRGGPAERDSGYHQGTVWPWLIGPFVDAYRRAKLPVDDLLVGLEGHLGEYGLGSVSETADGDPPHAATGCPFQAWSVAEFLRVRRTR, from the coding sequence TGGTCAGCCTGGACCCGGCGGTCACCCTCCCCTCCGGGGACCGGGTCCGGCTGGGCGCGCACGAGTGGTCCTCCGGCATCGTCGACCCGCGCGGCTTCGAACGGCTGGAGCAGTTCGCCCTCGTCGACGGGGTGCCCCGCTGGCGGTGGCGGATCGGCGACGTGGTGATCGAGCGGGAGCTGGCCATGGCGTACGGCCGATCCTGCGTCGCCGTCGTGCACCGGCTGGTCTCCGGCGGCCCGGTCCGGCTGGACCTGGCCGCGGTCTGCACCTGGCGGGACGCGCACGGCGAGCGCCGGGCGGACGGGCCGGCGCCCCGAATGGAGCCGGTCGCCGGCGGGGCGATCGTCGAGGGCGCGTTCCGGCTGGCCGGGCCGGACTGGACGCCCGAGGGGCAGTGGTGGCTGGGCGTACGCCACCGCGAGGAGGCGGCCCGCGGGTTGAGCCCGGAGGAGGACCTCTGGTACGCCGGGCGCTTCTCCGGGGCGCTGGACAAGCCCGGCGACACCGTGTCGGTGCTGGCCTGGGCGGACGGCTTGGCCGAGGAGCCGCCCCCGGCGACCGGGCTGGTCGAGGCGGCCCGGCGGCGCAACCGGGCGGTGGTGGCCGCGGCGAAGCCGACCGACGCGGTGGAGGCGACGCTCGCCCTGGCCGCCGACGCGTTCGTGATCCGCACCGCTTTCGGCCCGGACGTCGTCGCCGGCTACCCCTGGTTCGGCGTTTGGTCGCGGGACACCATGACCGCCTACGAGGGGCTCTTCCTCTGCACCAACCGGGCCGACGAGGGGCGCGAGCTGCTCCGGGCGTACGCGGCGACGCTGTCGGAGGGGATGCTGGCGAACACCGCCGACACCGGCCGGGTGGAGTACAACACGGCCGACGCGACGCTGTGGTTCCTGCACGCGGTGAACCGGCACGTCACCGCCACCGCCGACACCGACCTGGGCGCCGAACTGCTGCCCCTGCTGCAGGGGGTGGTCGAGGCACACCTGGCCGGCACCCGGTACGGCATCGGCGTCGACCCGGCCGACCGGCTGGTCACCCAGGGCGGCCTCCCGGGCATGGCGCTGACCTGGATGGACGCCCGGGTGAACGGGGTGCCGGTGACCCCGCGTGCCGGCAAGCCGGTGGAGGTCAACGCGCTCTGGGTGAACGGGCTGGCGGGTCTGGCCGAGCTGACCGAGCTGACCGGCCGGGACGCCACGGCGCTGTGGGGGCTGCACGCACAGGCGGCCGCCTCGTTCCGGAGGCGGTTCCCGGCGCCGGTGGGCTGGCTGCACGACGTGGTGGACGCGCCGGCGTACCCGCTGGGCGGTGCGGCGCGTCACGACGACGACCTGCTCCGCCCCAATCAACTCCTCGCCTGGTCGCTGCCGTACGCCCCGCTGGAGCCGGATGCGGCGACGCTGCGCCGGATCGCGACGGGGCTGTTCACCCCGCTCGGCCCGCGCAGCCTCGCCCCCGACTCCCCCGGCTTCGTCGGGCGGCACCGGGGCGGGCCGGCCGAGCGGGACAGCGGCTACCACCAGGGCACCGTCTGGCCCTGGCTGATCGGCCCGTTCGTCGACGCGTACCGCCGGGCGAAGCTGCCGGTGGATGACCTGCTGGTCGGACTTGAGGGGCATCTGGGGGAGTACGGGCTCGGCTCGGTGAGCGAGACGGCCGACGGCGACCCGCCGCACGCCGCGACCGGCTGCCCGTTCCAGGCGTGGTCGGTCGCCGAGTTCCTGCGCGTCCGGCGGACGCGCTGA
- a CDS encoding metal-dependent hydrolase: MMGPSHALSGAAVWLTGAWALDHFADYHQTPLALAVGTAVCAGGALFPDLDLSGKVTRNQGGATVARTFGVFSLFIAEVMEKISLGVYYATKLSKDPRRSNGHRTLTHTIPFTVLVGWGTTALCAAYGKWAVVSILFFMIGLALRGLFDEWAERAGWLIVTLVSAAAAWFTFANLPGDRGYPMIGLAVGVGCFVHILGDMITRAGVPILWPIPIKRRMWTMVGLPDGIALRTGSKAEVIVLRAALTVLAVLAAVGLVAPSVLHRFNIEA; the protein is encoded by the coding sequence ATGATGGGACCGTCCCACGCGCTGTCCGGCGCGGCGGTGTGGCTGACCGGCGCCTGGGCGCTGGACCACTTCGCCGACTACCACCAGACGCCGCTGGCGCTCGCGGTGGGGACGGCCGTCTGCGCCGGTGGGGCCCTCTTCCCCGACCTGGACCTCTCCGGCAAGGTGACCCGCAACCAGGGCGGGGCGACGGTGGCCCGGACCTTCGGCGTGTTCAGCCTCTTCATCGCCGAGGTGATGGAGAAGATCTCGCTCGGCGTCTACTACGCCACCAAGCTCAGCAAGGACCCGCGCCGCAGCAACGGCCACCGCACCCTGACCCACACCATCCCGTTCACCGTGCTGGTCGGCTGGGGCACCACGGCGCTCTGCGCCGCGTACGGCAAGTGGGCCGTGGTCAGCATCCTGTTCTTCATGATCGGGCTCGCGCTGCGCGGGCTGTTCGACGAGTGGGCGGAACGGGCCGGCTGGTTGATCGTGACCCTGGTGTCGGCGGCCGCCGCCTGGTTCACCTTCGCCAACCTGCCCGGCGACCGGGGCTATCCGATGATCGGCCTGGCGGTCGGGGTGGGCTGCTTCGTGCACATCCTCGGCGACATGATCACCCGGGCCGGGGTGCCGATCCTCTGGCCGATCCCGATCAAGCGGCGGATGTGGACCATGGTCGGACTGCCCGACGGCATCGCGCTGCGGACCGGCAGCAAGGCGGAGGTGATCGTGCTGCGCGCCGCGCTGACGGTCCTCGCAGTGCTGGCCGCGGTGGGGCTGGTCGCGCCGTCGGTGCTGCACCGGTTCAATATCGAGGCGTGA
- a CDS encoding amidohydrolase family protein — MTSFLDVSDAVRRPPLDDAEVPAFWQRLGLPGLADVHVHFLPPRLLRKVWAYFDAAGPLVGTEWPIRYRWSDTERIAHLRRLGVRAFSALAYPHRPGMAAALNRWTLDFAAATPGCLPSATFYPEPEAERYVTEALAAGARVFKVHVQVGGFLPTDPELDRVWGLLADAGVPVVVHAGHAPVGTAHTGPEPFAALLARHPTLTAIVAHLGAPDYAAFRRLAETYPRVRLDTTMAFTSFFDRFMPFPDEELPRLRELGLAGKVLLGSDFPNIPYPYAEQLAGLAQLDLGDDWLRAVCWHNGAALFDLD; from the coding sequence GTGACCAGCTTTCTGGATGTCTCCGACGCCGTCCGACGGCCGCCCCTCGATGACGCCGAGGTGCCGGCGTTCTGGCAGCGGCTCGGGCTGCCCGGACTCGCCGACGTGCACGTGCACTTCCTGCCGCCCAGGCTGCTGCGCAAGGTGTGGGCGTACTTCGACGCGGCCGGCCCGCTGGTCGGCACCGAGTGGCCGATCCGGTACCGGTGGAGTGACACCGAGCGGATCGCCCACCTGCGCCGGCTCGGCGTCCGGGCGTTCAGCGCGCTGGCGTACCCGCACCGGCCCGGCATGGCCGCCGCGCTGAACCGGTGGACGCTGGACTTCGCCGCGGCCACGCCCGGCTGCCTGCCGTCGGCGACCTTCTACCCGGAGCCGGAGGCCGAGCGGTACGTCACCGAGGCGCTGGCCGCCGGCGCCCGGGTGTTCAAGGTGCACGTGCAGGTGGGCGGGTTCCTGCCGACCGACCCGGAGCTCGACCGGGTGTGGGGGCTGCTGGCCGACGCCGGCGTCCCAGTGGTGGTGCACGCCGGGCACGCCCCGGTCGGCACCGCGCACACCGGACCCGAGCCGTTCGCCGCGCTGCTCGCCCGGCATCCGACGCTGACCGCGATCGTCGCGCACCTGGGTGCGCCGGACTACGCCGCCTTCCGCCGCCTGGCGGAGACGTACCCGCGGGTGCGGCTGGACACCACCATGGCGTTCACCTCCTTCTTCGACCGGTTCATGCCGTTCCCGGACGAGGAGCTGCCCCGGCTGCGCGAGCTGGGGCTGGCCGGCAAGGTGCTGCTCGGCAGCGACTTCCCGAACATCCCCTACCCGTACGCCGAGCAGCTCGCCGGCCTGGCCCAACTCGACCTCGGCGACGACTGGCTGCGGGCGGTGTGCTGGCACAACGGCGCCGCCCTGTTCGACCTGGATTGA
- a CDS encoding nucleotidyltransferase family protein produces the protein MIIAAGGGRRIGGPEALLHQGERPLVSRMIDTMTEAGCEQVVVVLGAAADQVRETTDLTGATVVVNRAWGTGVGSSIRAGLAALTDEGIEAVVVVPVDMPGLTAAAVRRVSALPYPDVLVCATYDGLRGYPMLFGRRHWAGIATLANADVGARPYLLAHKDQIVDISCDSVADGSRIDSPELMALYGLTVPPQRVGV, from the coding sequence ATGATCATCGCAGCGGGCGGAGGGCGCCGGATCGGTGGACCCGAGGCCCTGCTGCATCAGGGGGAGCGGCCCCTGGTGAGCCGGATGATCGACACGATGACCGAGGCGGGCTGCGAGCAGGTCGTGGTCGTGCTTGGCGCGGCGGCCGACCAGGTCCGCGAGACCACGGACCTGACCGGGGCCACGGTGGTGGTCAACCGGGCGTGGGGGACCGGGGTCGGCTCCTCGATCCGTGCCGGGCTGGCGGCGCTGACCGACGAGGGGATCGAGGCGGTCGTCGTGGTGCCGGTGGACATGCCGGGGCTGACCGCGGCGGCCGTCCGGCGGGTGAGCGCGCTGCCGTACCCGGATGTGCTGGTCTGCGCGACCTACGACGGGCTGCGCGGCTACCCGATGCTCTTCGGCCGCCGGCACTGGGCCGGCATCGCGACCCTGGCCAACGCCGACGTCGGCGCGCGGCCCTACCTGCTGGCGCACAAGGACCAGATCGTCGACATCTCCTGCGACTCGGTGGCCGACGGCAGCCGGATCGACAGCCCGGAGCTCATGGCGCTCTACGGACTCACCGTCCCCCCACAGCGCGTCGGCGTCTAG
- a CDS encoding bifunctional 3'-5' exonuclease/DNA polymerase: MSEARGRIAFVLVAVVSDERGGGVLQPLDPAGRPTAPAEPVADLATAVAAREAAEHPRWVWASGAAVYPALLRAGVRLERCHDVELTEALLLGYAGRWGEPRSLAAAWARLTGAPVPPDPAPRPPEPPGHGQGALFDAPSGPPGPGVEALTRVYADQLARIAATEHPGRFRLLVAAESAGALISAEMGAAGLPWRAEVHDAILAELLGEASPVGGPPRRLAELAARIAGAFGVRQLHADSPAELLKAFARAGVELPNTRAWVLRGVEHPAVPLVLEYKELYRIWTAHGWTWRDAWVSGGRFHPEYVPGGVVSGRWATRGGGALQIPKVIRRAVVADPGWRFVVADAGQLEPRVLAAVSGDARLAAAGGAGDLYAALARDAFGGDRARAKVALLGAMYGQTGGAAVPALAVLRHSYPTAFGYVEAAARTGEAGGLVRSWLGRTCPPGSAGFSDGEEAAVDPEAVADPHGPSARAARSRGRFTRNFVIQATAAEWASTLLATLRTALAGTDAELVFFQHDEVIVHCPVDQADAVAEAVAAAGRRATALLFGDTPVRFPLDLSIVDCYADAA; the protein is encoded by the coding sequence GTGTCGGAGGCGCGGGGCAGAATCGCGTTCGTGCTGGTGGCAGTGGTGTCCGACGAGCGGGGCGGGGGAGTGCTGCAACCCCTCGACCCCGCCGGCCGGCCCACGGCGCCGGCCGAGCCGGTGGCCGACCTCGCCACCGCGGTGGCCGCGCGGGAGGCCGCCGAGCACCCGCGTTGGGTGTGGGCGTCCGGAGCGGCGGTCTACCCCGCGCTGCTGCGCGCCGGCGTCCGGCTCGAGCGCTGTCACGACGTGGAGCTGACCGAGGCGCTGCTGCTCGGGTACGCCGGCCGCTGGGGCGAGCCCCGCTCGCTCGCCGCGGCCTGGGCCCGGCTGACCGGCGCGCCGGTCCCGCCAGACCCGGCGCCCCGCCCGCCGGAGCCACCCGGCCACGGGCAGGGCGCGCTCTTCGACGCGCCGTCCGGCCCGCCGGGCCCGGGCGTCGAGGCCCTCACCCGGGTGTACGCAGACCAGCTCGCCCGGATCGCCGCGACCGAGCACCCCGGGCGGTTCCGGCTGCTGGTCGCGGCCGAGTCGGCCGGCGCGCTGATCTCCGCGGAGATGGGGGCGGCCGGCCTGCCCTGGCGGGCCGAGGTGCACGACGCCATCCTGGCCGAGCTGCTCGGCGAGGCCTCCCCGGTCGGTGGTCCGCCCCGCCGGCTGGCCGAGCTGGCCGCCCGGATCGCCGGGGCGTTCGGCGTACGACAGCTGCACGCCGACTCTCCGGCGGAGCTGCTGAAGGCGTTCGCCCGGGCCGGGGTGGAGCTGCCGAACACCCGGGCCTGGGTGCTGCGCGGGGTGGAGCATCCCGCCGTGCCGCTGGTCCTGGAGTACAAGGAGCTCTACCGGATCTGGACGGCGCACGGCTGGACCTGGCGGGACGCCTGGGTCTCCGGCGGCCGGTTCCACCCGGAGTACGTACCCGGCGGCGTGGTCTCCGGGCGGTGGGCCACCCGGGGTGGCGGGGCGCTGCAGATCCCGAAGGTGATCCGGCGGGCGGTGGTGGCCGACCCGGGCTGGAGGTTCGTGGTCGCCGACGCCGGTCAGCTGGAGCCCCGGGTGCTCGCTGCGGTCTCCGGGGACGCCCGGCTCGCCGCGGCCGGTGGTGCCGGCGACCTCTACGCCGCCCTCGCCCGGGACGCCTTCGGCGGTGACCGGGCCCGGGCCAAGGTCGCGCTGCTCGGTGCGATGTACGGGCAGACCGGCGGGGCGGCGGTGCCCGCGCTGGCCGTGCTGCGGCACAGCTATCCCACCGCCTTCGGCTACGTCGAGGCGGCGGCCCGCACCGGCGAGGCGGGTGGGCTGGTCCGGTCCTGGCTGGGGCGCACCTGCCCGCCCGGTTCGGCGGGCTTCTCGGACGGCGAGGAGGCCGCCGTCGACCCGGAGGCCGTGGCGGATCCGCATGGGCCGAGCGCCCGCGCCGCCCGCTCCCGGGGCCGGTTCACCCGCAACTTCGTCATCCAGGCGACCGCCGCCGAGTGGGCGTCCACCCTGCTGGCCACGCTGCGTACGGCGTTGGCCGGCACCGATGCCGAGCTGGTCTTCTTCCAGCACGACGAGGTGATCGTGCACTGCCCGGTCGACCAGGCGGACGCGGTGGCCGAGGCCGTCGCCGCCGCGGGCCGCCGGGCGACCGCGCTGCTCTTCGGCGACACCCCGGTTCGCTTCCCGCTGGATCTGTCGATCGTCGACTGCTACGCCGACGCCGCGTAA
- a CDS encoding carbohydrate ABC transporter permease: MSTVTQPSGPVTRPDKTPPGRGAPRTGRRGGGLAERFFNGFSHLFLLVWAVMVVYPLLWVVMSSFKDDAQIIKEPLSLIPDALHWDNFARAWGQGHIGAFFLNTVLILAGSVTLTMLLGSMAAYVLARYEFPGNRAIYYMFLSGLTLPIYLAAVPLFKGVYNTGTVFPLLGPNKHVMLILVYVAWSLSFTVFFMHSFFRTLPTTVAEAAMVDGASHTMTFFRVMLPMSKPGLISIGIFNVLGQWNQWYLPTLLMQSVGGEPKNQVISQGLIELSVNQGYRSDWSGLFAGVTMAMLPVLIVYIVFQRQVQSGLTAGVGK; encoded by the coding sequence ATGAGCACGGTGACACAGCCGTCGGGCCCGGTGACCCGGCCCGACAAGACCCCGCCCGGGCGGGGGGCGCCGAGGACCGGCCGGCGCGGCGGTGGCCTGGCCGAGCGGTTCTTCAACGGCTTCTCGCACCTGTTCCTGCTGGTGTGGGCCGTCATGGTGGTCTACCCGCTGCTGTGGGTGGTGATGTCGTCCTTCAAGGACGACGCGCAGATTATCAAGGAGCCGCTGTCGCTGATCCCCGATGCGCTGCACTGGGACAACTTCGCGCGGGCCTGGGGCCAGGGCCACATCGGGGCGTTCTTCCTCAACACGGTGCTGATCCTCGCCGGCAGCGTGACGCTGACCATGCTGCTGGGCTCGATGGCCGCGTATGTGCTGGCCAGGTACGAGTTCCCCGGCAACCGGGCGATCTACTACATGTTCCTGTCCGGCCTCACGCTGCCGATCTATCTTGCGGCGGTGCCCCTCTTCAAGGGCGTCTACAACACCGGCACCGTCTTTCCCCTGCTTGGCCCGAACAAGCACGTCATGCTGATTTTGGTGTACGTTGCCTGGTCGCTGTCGTTCACGGTCTTCTTCATGCACTCGTTCTTCCGGACGCTGCCGACCACGGTTGCCGAGGCGGCGATGGTCGACGGCGCCTCGCACACGATGACCTTCTTCAGGGTCATGCTGCCGATGTCCAAGCCCGGCCTGATCAGCATCGGCATCTTCAACGTGCTCGGCCAGTGGAACCAGTGGTACCTGCCGACCCTGCTCATGCAGTCGGTGGGCGGCGAGCCGAAGAACCAGGTCATCTCCCAGGGGCTGATCGAACTCTCGGTCAACCAGGGGTACAGGTCCGACTGGTCCGGCCTCTTCGCCGGCGTGACCATGGCGATGCTCCCCGTGCTCATCGTCTACATCGTCTTCCAGCGCCAGGTCCAGTCCGGCCTCACCGCCGGCGTCGGCAAGTAA
- a CDS encoding carbohydrate ABC transporter permease, producing MRHGVARFVTGFLALPVALYLFYVVWPFVQAAGYSLTDWGGYSDTQKFVGLDNYVRLFKDELVRTAFWHNVFFLVMLPLVTIALALFLAFLLNVGGRGGRAGIRGVFGSGLYKVIFFFPITLSLVVIAVMWKAVYRSDDQGLINGVLMKVGLVDRDNPIAFVVDPEPFLGVPAVLWWLLLIAVWSGTGFYMVLFSAAMQSIPRDIYEAALLDGASRVHTFFRVTLPLLRDTVSVAWVYLGFIALDMFALVYVMTPDQGGPNHTSEIFASVIQFTAFRKGQFGYACAIAVALAIFTMLLAAAQLRITRRERIEF from the coding sequence ATGCGGCACGGTGTTGCGCGTTTTGTCACGGGCTTCCTGGCCCTGCCGGTTGCGCTGTACCTCTTCTACGTGGTGTGGCCCTTCGTGCAGGCGGCGGGATACTCGTTGACCGACTGGGGTGGCTATTCGGACACCCAGAAGTTCGTCGGTCTTGATAACTACGTCCGACTGTTCAAGGACGAGCTGGTCAGGACGGCGTTCTGGCACAACGTCTTCTTCCTGGTCATGCTGCCGCTGGTCACGATCGCGCTGGCCCTGTTCCTCGCGTTCCTGCTCAACGTGGGTGGACGCGGGGGCAGGGCCGGCATCCGGGGCGTCTTCGGCTCCGGTCTGTACAAAGTGATCTTCTTCTTCCCGATCACCCTGTCGCTGGTGGTCATCGCGGTGATGTGGAAGGCGGTCTACCGCTCCGACGATCAGGGGCTGATCAACGGCGTACTCATGAAGGTCGGCCTGGTCGACCGGGACAACCCGATCGCGTTCGTCGTCGACCCGGAGCCGTTCCTCGGTGTTCCGGCGGTGCTGTGGTGGCTGCTGCTGATCGCGGTGTGGAGTGGCACCGGCTTCTACATGGTGCTCTTCTCCGCGGCCATGCAGTCGATCCCGAGGGATATCTACGAGGCTGCGCTGCTCGACGGCGCCAGCCGGGTGCATACGTTCTTCCGGGTCACGCTGCCACTGCTGCGCGACACCGTGTCGGTGGCGTGGGTCTACCTGGGGTTCATCGCGCTGGATATGTTTGCGCTGGTGTACGTCATGACCCCCGACCAGGGCGGCCCGAACCACACCAGCGAGATCTTCGCGTCGGTAATCCAATTCACTGCGTTCCGGAAGGGCCAGTTCGGCTATGCCTGCGCCATCGCCGTGGCGCTGGCGATCTTCACGATGCTCCTGGCCGCGGCGCAGTTGAGGATCACCCGTCGCGAGCGGATCGAGTTCTGA
- the ngcE gene encoding N-acetylglucosamine/diacetylchitobiose ABC transporter substrate-binding protein: MSVTPENRGDLSRRTLLQRAAAAGLLVTPAAGLLSACAGSSPEKSNTGGGTKSKDNPFGAKDGSAVKVVIFNGGLGDQWAKEDKAIFNKKHPNITVNMSSTQKIKTEEQPKMATQPSDLIMNSGADSMDRATLVNEGAIEPLDDLLKAPAWDGEGTVEDSLLPGTVSDGTQDGKFYVVNVAYTVWGNWYDAALFQKEGWQPPVTWDDFFALAPKIKAKGMAPYVHDAIHGYYPRWALMASIWKAGGKQVVIDIDNLKDNAWKADAVLKGLEPWEKLVKDKLLLAGKLDHTQSQQAWLDHKAAFIQVGTWLKNEMAKTIPPGFELTLSDYWSNTGDAAPKDVYASSGEGFVVPSKAPNKEAAKEVLRAILSKEGSAKFAELTKSLASTKGSGDNVQDSALASANSVMKNASGLISVRIWDWYADLEKEGQNLSEEFMAGRLTARQFVDKMQAAADKVAKDPNVKKQTRTS; encoded by the coding sequence ATGTCGGTTACCCCCGAGAACCGCGGCGACCTCAGCCGCCGCACACTGCTGCAGCGCGCCGCCGCCGCCGGCCTGCTCGTCACCCCGGCCGCCGGTCTGCTCAGCGCCTGCGCGGGCAGCTCACCCGAGAAGTCGAACACCGGCGGCGGGACGAAGAGCAAGGACAACCCGTTCGGCGCCAAGGACGGCAGCGCCGTCAAGGTGGTCATCTTCAACGGTGGCCTGGGCGACCAGTGGGCCAAGGAAGACAAGGCCATCTTCAACAAGAAGCACCCGAACATCACGGTCAACATGAGCTCGACTCAGAAGATCAAGACCGAAGAGCAGCCGAAGATGGCCACCCAGCCGAGCGACCTGATCATGAACTCGGGCGCCGACTCGATGGACCGCGCCACGCTCGTCAACGAAGGCGCGATCGAGCCGCTCGACGATCTGCTCAAGGCACCCGCCTGGGACGGCGAGGGCACCGTCGAAGACTCGCTGCTGCCAGGCACGGTGAGCGACGGCACCCAGGACGGCAAGTTCTACGTGGTCAACGTGGCCTACACGGTCTGGGGCAACTGGTACGACGCGGCCCTGTTCCAGAAGGAGGGCTGGCAGCCGCCCGTGACCTGGGACGACTTCTTCGCCCTCGCCCCGAAGATCAAGGCGAAGGGCATGGCGCCGTACGTTCACGACGCGATTCACGGCTACTACCCGCGGTGGGCGCTGATGGCGAGCATCTGGAAGGCCGGGGGCAAGCAGGTGGTCATCGACATCGACAACCTCAAGGACAACGCCTGGAAGGCCGACGCCGTCCTCAAGGGGCTGGAGCCCTGGGAGAAGCTGGTCAAGGACAAGCTGCTCCTCGCGGGCAAGCTCGACCACACCCAGTCCCAGCAGGCGTGGCTGGACCACAAGGCCGCGTTCATCCAGGTCGGCACGTGGCTGAAGAACGAGATGGCCAAGACCATCCCGCCGGGCTTCGAGTTGACGCTGTCGGACTACTGGAGCAACACGGGGGACGCGGCGCCGAAGGACGTCTACGCGAGCTCCGGTGAGGGCTTCGTGGTGCCGAGCAAGGCCCCCAACAAGGAGGCCGCGAAGGAGGTCCTGCGGGCGATCCTGTCGAAGGAAGGCTCGGCCAAGTTCGCCGAGCTGACCAAGTCGCTGGCCTCCACGAAGGGCTCCGGCGACAATGTGCAGGACTCCGCCCTGGCGAGCGCGAACAGCGTCATGAAGAACGCCAGCGGTCTCATCTCGGTGCGGATCTGGGACTGGTACGCCGATCTGGAGAAGGAGGGCCAGAACCTGTCCGAGGAGTTCATGGCCGGCCGGCTCACCGCGCGGCAGTTCGTCGACAAGATGCAGGCGGCCGCCGACAAGGTCGCCAAGGACCCGAACGTCAAGAAGCAGACCCGGACGTCCTGA
- a CDS encoding MurR/RpiR family transcriptional regulator, translating to MVDHEVDTAAGTAVVDPDAVDRRGGVAVSSDGVLARVRAGAGELTGALRRVAEHVLSDPEAAARATIVELAERSGTSPATITRFCRAMGFEGYADLRLGIAAETGRARSAGWTVDIGREIQPSDPLTRVLDQIMAADTRAMHDTAALLDLAEVERAAVAIAGASRVNIFGASGSALVGEEMQFSLHRIGVAAWAWSDVHEGLASAALLGAGDVALGISHSGQTRETIEMLAEADSRGATTIALTGFPRSPLAELADIVLLTASQATTFRPDALSARHPQLVVLDLLYVAVAQRTHDRAHAAFRRTAQAVDGHKAAKGATS from the coding sequence ATGGTCGATCACGAGGTGGACACCGCCGCGGGGACCGCGGTGGTCGACCCCGACGCGGTCGACCGGCGAGGCGGCGTGGCCGTCTCTTCCGACGGGGTGCTGGCCCGAGTCCGGGCCGGGGCGGGGGAGCTGACGGGGGCGTTGCGCCGGGTCGCCGAGCATGTGCTCAGCGACCCGGAGGCGGCGGCCCGGGCCACCATCGTGGAGTTGGCCGAGCGCAGCGGCACCTCGCCGGCGACCATCACCCGGTTCTGCCGGGCGATGGGCTTCGAGGGCTACGCCGACCTGCGACTCGGCATCGCCGCGGAGACCGGCCGGGCCCGGTCGGCCGGCTGGACCGTCGACATCGGACGGGAGATCCAACCGAGCGACCCGTTGACCCGGGTGCTCGACCAGATCATGGCCGCCGACACCCGGGCCATGCACGACACCGCCGCGCTGCTCGACCTCGCCGAGGTGGAACGGGCCGCGGTCGCCATCGCCGGGGCGAGCCGGGTGAACATCTTCGGCGCCAGCGGCAGCGCGCTGGTCGGCGAGGAGATGCAGTTCAGCCTGCACCGGATCGGGGTGGCCGCCTGGGCCTGGAGCGACGTGCACGAGGGGCTGGCCAGCGCGGCGCTGCTGGGCGCCGGGGACGTGGCGCTGGGCATCTCGCACAGCGGGCAGACCCGGGAGACCATCGAGATGCTCGCGGAGGCCGACAGTCGGGGCGCGACCACGATCGCGCTGACCGGCTTCCCCCGCTCGCCGCTGGCCGAGCTGGCCGACATCGTGCTGCTCACCGCCAGCCAAGCCACCACCTTCCGGCCGGACGCGCTCTCCGCCCGGCACCCCCAGCTGGTCGTGCTCGATCTGCTCTATGTCGCGGTGGCCCAGCGCACCCACGACCGCGCCCACGCGGCCTTCCGGCGTACCGCCCAGGCCGTTGACGGACACAAGGCCGCGAAGGGGGCCACCTCATGA